In one Portunus trituberculatus isolate SZX2019 chromosome 31, ASM1759143v1, whole genome shotgun sequence genomic region, the following are encoded:
- the LOC123511275 gene encoding uncharacterized protein LOC123511275 isoform X1, whose translation MLHLEEGVAMPGGRRKSRKPQKWEDFVADEEQLASLEKELEQEEEARKLSVEEMDGGDDSDGEAALKIVVEEEENIVKEEEEDPQEEELLEQVEETVDGKDAAKVENGEGEAVKGEKEETATPSIIGDCITCGIQLRDWPATHSHLRFHRLSHVPDCISKNNAHTKRINCQVCQRSCQTQEVLAYHAYTEHYVKLRQAKTCPFCCTTFSCLDEFLDHLDITNISFNCEMCGISMTQEHKFYQHIVYCSKKTFSGLTSLPCCVCGAVTKINRLYDHLTHHSTQLNLAFYLSNTTKAPNKRVVEPCPPKQQTRFRPFLCEMCDRRFVVYSEYKRHIHSHSKSRAYVCTHCGRSYCQKNTLIVHLYSYHNASANAEEVMPREDTSQRRCEACGRIGFANEELLVRHCVMRCPRRNNLQASFAVIIASIAKNQNTSFAETLRSPTMVTYLKLGLEAWQTPAFVRDYLGALQAAASSPSMNLSTTLDLTTSTASTTTTTTTTRKDSVEFTDIQLLAYLTQFEEKNREEREQMMQNLKTKGDSKWEEGKTLPPDDMEEEMEEGGGEESLLPFLCTTTSTPSSPPTTSCSPPLPYPTAAPQINHASLMQHLRRGSERRSTSEHAQGGGQGEAANSVDICLVTSTTNTQVTITPAGHHLTQDIRPPKIAEALTHKPSISEIRAQYPGVTVLGDVDFSRVPFLLMEMRECMSDRHERAMEAAGFTQQDMQRLEVEAQLLREAEPFYFEEYPSKGNKEDKNCLAAPPSPITLQRLTAEIDDMYEGSRKENDMISSPLSPDSTQNKMREENSLDSNASQAHTDSPSHSPHRKRAKVETETDSRTPPPKKWGGGGSGSGGGGSAFSSAGQESVPPKQLIDRLLREAQALAEG comes from the exons ATGCTGCACCTTG AGGAGGGAGTGGCCATGCCAGGTGGCCGCAGGAAGTCTCGAAAGCCTCAGAAATGGGAAGACTTTGTAGCTGATGAGGAGCAGCTTGCCTCCTTGGAGAAGGAGcttgagcaggaggaggaggcacgcaAGCTGAGTGTAGAGGAGATGGATGGTGGGGATGACTCGGATGGAGAAGCAGCACTGAAGAttgtggtggaagaggaagagaatattgtcaaggaggaggaggaggaccctcAAGAAGAAGAGTTGCTGGAGCAGGTAGAGGAGACAGTGGATGGAAAGGATGCTGCAAAGGTGGAGAATG GGGAGGGAGAAGCagtgaagggggagaaggaggagacggcCACACCCAGCATCATCGGGGACTGCATCACGTGTGGCATCCAGCTGAGGGACTGGCCTGCCACACACAGCCACTTGCGCTTCCACCGGCTCTCCCACGTGCCAGACTGCATCAGCAAGAACAATGCTCACACCAAGAG AATCAACTGTCAGGTGTGCCAGCGGTCATGTCAGACGCAGGAGGTGCTGGCCTACCATGCCTACACTGAGCACTATGTCAAGCTGCGCCAGGCCAAGACGTGTCCCTTCTGCTGCACCACCTTCTCCTGCCTTGACGAGTTCCTAGACCACCTTGACATCACAAACATCTCCTTCAACTGTGag ATGTGTGGCATCTCCATGACACAAGAGCACAAGTTCTACCAGCACATTGTCTACTGTAGCAAAAAGACCTTCTCAGGACTCACCTCCTTGCCATGCTGT GTGTGCGGTGCTGTGACGAAGATCAACCGTCTGTATGATCACCTCACCCACCACAGCACACAGCTCAACCTGGCCTTTTACCTCTCCAATACCACTAAggc GCCCAATAAGCGCGTGGTGGAGCCATGTCCCCCAAAGCAACAAACACGCTTCCGTCCATTCTTGTGCGAGATGTGTGACAGGAGGTTTGTGGTGTACAGTGAGTACAAACGCCACATCCACTCTCACAGCAAGTCCCGTGCCTATGTTTGTACCCACTGTGGCCGCAGCTACTGCCAGAAGAATACTCTCATTGTGCATCTTTACTCTTACCACAATGCCTCAGCCAATGCAGAGGAGGTGATGCCCAGGGAGGACACATCACAAAG ACGGTGTGAGGCATGTGGGCGCATTGGCTTTGCAAATGAGGAGCTGCTGGTGCGTCACTGTGTCATGCGCTGCCCCAGAAGGAACAACCTGCAAGCATCCTTTGCTGTTATCATTGCCAGCATTGCCAAG AACCAAAACACCAGCTTTGCAGAGACCCTGCGCAGCCCAACAATGGTCACTTACCTCAAGTTGGGTCTGGAAGCCTGGCAGACTCCAGCCTTT GTGCGGGACTACCTTGGAGCTCTTCAAGCAGCTGCATCCAGTCCATCCATGAACCTTTCCACCACCCTTGatctcaccacctccactgccagcaccaccaccaccactaccaccactcgcAAGGATTCAGTAGAGTTCACAGACATTCAACTCCTGGCTTACCTCACTCAGTTTGAAGAGAAGAACCGGGAGGAGAGGGAACAGATGATGCAGAACTTGAAAACAAAG GGTGACAGCaagtgggaagaaggaaagacccTCCCTCCAGatgacatggaggaggaaatggaggaaggtggaggggaggagtccttgcttcccttcctgtgcaccaccacatccaccccttcctcccctcccaccacctcctgcAGCCCTCCACTGCCCTACCCCACTGCAGCACCACAGATCAACCATGCCTCCCTCATGCAACACTTAAGGCGGGGCTCTGAGAGGCGCAGCACCAGTGAGCATGCACAG ggtGGAGGCCAAGGTGAGGCAGCCAACTCAGTGGACATCTGTCtggtcacctccaccaccaacactcagGTCACCATCACACCAGCAGGCCACCACCTCACTCAAGACATCAGGCCCCCCAAG ATAGCAGAAGCCCTGACCCACAAGCCGTCCATCTCAGAGATCAGGGCCCAGTACCCGGGTGTCACTGTGCTGGGGGATGTGGACTTCTCTCGGGTGCCTTTCCTCCTGATGGAGATGAGGGAGTGCATGAGTGatag GCATGAGAGGGCAATGGAGGCAGCTGGCTTCACACAGCAGGACATGCAGAGGCTGGAGGTGGAGGCTCAGTTGCTGCGGGAAGCCGAGCCATTTTATTTTGAGGAGTATCCTAGcaagggaaacaaagaggaCAAGAACTGCCTTGCTGCCCCACCCAGCCCCATCACCCTCCAACGCCTCACTGCAGAGATTGATGACATGTATGAAGgcagcagaaaagaaaatgacatgatCTCCTCTCCACTAAGTCCTGATTCTACTCAAaacaagatgagagaagaaaacagcCTTGACAGCAATGCTTCCCAAGCACACACAGACTCTCCATCCCACTCTCCTCATAGAAAAAGAGCCAAagtggagacagagacagattcTAGAACCCCTCCTCCTAAAaagtggggtggtggtggtagtggtagtggtggtggtggctctgCTTTCTCCTCAGCTGGCCAGGAATCCGTCCCTCCCAAGCAGCTGATAGATCGACTACTCAGAGAAGCTCAGGCACTGGCCGAGGGCTGA
- the LOC123511275 gene encoding uncharacterized protein LOC123511275 isoform X2, with protein MLHLEEGVAMPGGRRKSRKPQKWEDFVADEEQLASLEKELEQEEEARKLSVEEMDGGDDSDGEAALKIVVEEEENIVKEEEEDPQEEELLEQVEETVDGKDAAKVENGEGEAVKGEKEETATPSIIGDCITCGIQLRDWPATHSHLRFHRLSHVPDCISKNNAHTKRINCQVCQRSCQTQEVLAYHAYTEHYVKLRQAKTCPFCCTTFSCLDEFLDHLDITNISFNCEMCGISMTQEHKFYQHIVYCSKKTFSGLTSLPCCVCGAVTKINRLYDHLTHHSTQLNLAFYLSNTTKAPNKRVVEPCPPKQQTRFRPFLCEMCDRRFVVYSEYKRHIHSHSKSRAYVCTHCGRSYCQKNTLIVHLYSYHNASANAEEVMPREDTSQRRCEACGRIGFANEELLVRHCVMRCPRRNNLQASFAVIIASIAKNQNTSFAETLRSPTMVTYLKLGLEAWQTPAFVRDYLGALQAAASSPSMNLSTTLDLTTSTASTTTTTTTTRKDSVEFTDIQLLAYLTQFEEKNREEREQMMQNLKTKGGGQGEAANSVDICLVTSTTNTQVTITPAGHHLTQDIRPPKIAEALTHKPSISEIRAQYPGVTVLGDVDFSRVPFLLMEMRECMSDRHERAMEAAGFTQQDMQRLEVEAQLLREAEPFYFEEYPSKGNKEDKNCLAAPPSPITLQRLTAEIDDMYEGSRKENDMISSPLSPDSTQNKMREENSLDSNASQAHTDSPSHSPHRKRAKVETETDSRTPPPKKWGGGGSGSGGGGSAFSSAGQESVPPKQLIDRLLREAQALAEG; from the exons ATGCTGCACCTTG AGGAGGGAGTGGCCATGCCAGGTGGCCGCAGGAAGTCTCGAAAGCCTCAGAAATGGGAAGACTTTGTAGCTGATGAGGAGCAGCTTGCCTCCTTGGAGAAGGAGcttgagcaggaggaggaggcacgcaAGCTGAGTGTAGAGGAGATGGATGGTGGGGATGACTCGGATGGAGAAGCAGCACTGAAGAttgtggtggaagaggaagagaatattgtcaaggaggaggaggaggaccctcAAGAAGAAGAGTTGCTGGAGCAGGTAGAGGAGACAGTGGATGGAAAGGATGCTGCAAAGGTGGAGAATG GGGAGGGAGAAGCagtgaagggggagaaggaggagacggcCACACCCAGCATCATCGGGGACTGCATCACGTGTGGCATCCAGCTGAGGGACTGGCCTGCCACACACAGCCACTTGCGCTTCCACCGGCTCTCCCACGTGCCAGACTGCATCAGCAAGAACAATGCTCACACCAAGAG AATCAACTGTCAGGTGTGCCAGCGGTCATGTCAGACGCAGGAGGTGCTGGCCTACCATGCCTACACTGAGCACTATGTCAAGCTGCGCCAGGCCAAGACGTGTCCCTTCTGCTGCACCACCTTCTCCTGCCTTGACGAGTTCCTAGACCACCTTGACATCACAAACATCTCCTTCAACTGTGag ATGTGTGGCATCTCCATGACACAAGAGCACAAGTTCTACCAGCACATTGTCTACTGTAGCAAAAAGACCTTCTCAGGACTCACCTCCTTGCCATGCTGT GTGTGCGGTGCTGTGACGAAGATCAACCGTCTGTATGATCACCTCACCCACCACAGCACACAGCTCAACCTGGCCTTTTACCTCTCCAATACCACTAAggc GCCCAATAAGCGCGTGGTGGAGCCATGTCCCCCAAAGCAACAAACACGCTTCCGTCCATTCTTGTGCGAGATGTGTGACAGGAGGTTTGTGGTGTACAGTGAGTACAAACGCCACATCCACTCTCACAGCAAGTCCCGTGCCTATGTTTGTACCCACTGTGGCCGCAGCTACTGCCAGAAGAATACTCTCATTGTGCATCTTTACTCTTACCACAATGCCTCAGCCAATGCAGAGGAGGTGATGCCCAGGGAGGACACATCACAAAG ACGGTGTGAGGCATGTGGGCGCATTGGCTTTGCAAATGAGGAGCTGCTGGTGCGTCACTGTGTCATGCGCTGCCCCAGAAGGAACAACCTGCAAGCATCCTTTGCTGTTATCATTGCCAGCATTGCCAAG AACCAAAACACCAGCTTTGCAGAGACCCTGCGCAGCCCAACAATGGTCACTTACCTCAAGTTGGGTCTGGAAGCCTGGCAGACTCCAGCCTTT GTGCGGGACTACCTTGGAGCTCTTCAAGCAGCTGCATCCAGTCCATCCATGAACCTTTCCACCACCCTTGatctcaccacctccactgccagcaccaccaccaccactaccaccactcgcAAGGATTCAGTAGAGTTCACAGACATTCAACTCCTGGCTTACCTCACTCAGTTTGAAGAGAAGAACCGGGAGGAGAGGGAACAGATGATGCAGAACTTGAAAACAAAG ggtGGAGGCCAAGGTGAGGCAGCCAACTCAGTGGACATCTGTCtggtcacctccaccaccaacactcagGTCACCATCACACCAGCAGGCCACCACCTCACTCAAGACATCAGGCCCCCCAAG ATAGCAGAAGCCCTGACCCACAAGCCGTCCATCTCAGAGATCAGGGCCCAGTACCCGGGTGTCACTGTGCTGGGGGATGTGGACTTCTCTCGGGTGCCTTTCCTCCTGATGGAGATGAGGGAGTGCATGAGTGatag GCATGAGAGGGCAATGGAGGCAGCTGGCTTCACACAGCAGGACATGCAGAGGCTGGAGGTGGAGGCTCAGTTGCTGCGGGAAGCCGAGCCATTTTATTTTGAGGAGTATCCTAGcaagggaaacaaagaggaCAAGAACTGCCTTGCTGCCCCACCCAGCCCCATCACCCTCCAACGCCTCACTGCAGAGATTGATGACATGTATGAAGgcagcagaaaagaaaatgacatgatCTCCTCTCCACTAAGTCCTGATTCTACTCAAaacaagatgagagaagaaaacagcCTTGACAGCAATGCTTCCCAAGCACACACAGACTCTCCATCCCACTCTCCTCATAGAAAAAGAGCCAAagtggagacagagacagattcTAGAACCCCTCCTCCTAAAaagtggggtggtggtggtagtggtagtggtggtggtggctctgCTTTCTCCTCAGCTGGCCAGGAATCCGTCCCTCCCAAGCAGCTGATAGATCGACTACTCAGAGAAGCTCAGGCACTGGCCGAGGGCTGA